The nucleotide window GATAGCAAGAGTCATGCCAATCCTGAAAGCAAGCAAAATCAGTGCTTTTGAAGGGCTCGCTCTTTTTGTAGATACATTATTGTTTCTACCCAAAGCATTTTTGTATGACCATTAAGCTCTGGTTCCTGTTGACAAAGGCATCAATAAAGTAATACTTTTGTGTAAAATAAATTTTCTGACAATAAGGAGAAGATAGAGAGACAATGGAAATTCATAAAAACATTCTGGGTCTTATAGGCAATACCCCACTTGTAAGGATCAACCGGCTTGCAGGAGAGGGGGATGCAGAGGTATATGCAAAACTTGAAGGGTTTAATCCGGGTGGGTCGGTAAAGGACAGGATTGCATTGAATATGATCGAGGAGGCAGAGAAGGAAGGAAAACTAAAGAAAGGCGGAACCATTATAGAGCCTACAAGCGGAAATACCGGGATTGGTCTTGCAGTGGTGGCCGCAGTTAAAGGGTACCGACTCATCCTCACCATGTCTGAAAGCATGACCCTTGAGAGAAGACAGCTCCTTCTGGCTTTTGGAGCAGAGCTGATACTGACCGAGGGCTCAAAGGGGATGATGGGGGCTGTGGAAAAGGCTGAGGAGTTATACCTTAAAAACAGGGATCGCTATTTTATGCCTCAGCAATTCGAAAATCCGGCAAATCCCGATGCCCACAGAAAGACCACGGCCCCCGAGATAATCAGAGACCTTGGCAGCGTACCGGATGCCTTTGTTGCAGGTATCGGCACAGGGGGGACCATAACGGGAGTTGGCGAGGTACTCAAGGAACAACGCACGGATTGTCATATCACAGCAGTTGAGCCGGCAGCATCAGCAGTCCTTTCAGGAGGGGAACCAGGACCTCACAAGATCGACGGGATAGGGGCCGGCTTCTTCTCCGGCGTGCTCAACCCAAAGATATACGATGAGGTTATCCCTGTAACTGACGATGACGCTTACGAGATGTCCAGACAACTGGCACTGAAGGAAGGTCTGCTCGTCGGGGTCTCTTCCGGTGCAGCCATGTGGGCTGCACTCCGGGTTGCCGCAAGGCTTGGCAGGGGGAAAAAGATAGTCGTGATCCTGCCAGACAGGGGGGAAAGATACCTCAGCACGGGTCTGTTTGATACAGCGAAACCAGCCTGATTTTATGAAACCGGCAAATAAATACAGAGTTTTTAGCTGGTTAAAAGTTTGTTGCACAAACAGAAAAAAACGATATATGTCATTCTGAATTTATTTCAGAATCTCTAAGAATCAAAGACTTATGAGACCCTGAAACAAGTTCAGGGTGACAAAGCAAGAGTTTACACAACAAGTTCTTAAGTGGTTGATTTTGACGAATATGTCTCTCTGAATAGTTGCCGGGTTAATATGAAACCGGTAAATAAATACGGAGAGATGCTGAATCAAGTTCAGCATGACAATAGTTAATCAGCATGACAATAATTAAGTTGAGGTGCTTCTATCGCCTTACCCTGAGCACACCCTCTGTTGATGCTATCTTCTGGGTAAGCTTTGAGAGCTGGGATTTATCCTTTGCCTGTATAAAGAATGTGAAACGGGCCCTGCCATCCTGCGTTGAGGTTGCCTCGAGATGGGTGATATTGACGTTCAAGGAAGAGAAAAGTGCACTGAGATTCGCAAGCATTCCCGGCCGGTCCATTGTCTCCACATTAAGCTTTGTCAGCGAGGTGCTGTCCCCGGTGGAAGTCCAATCCACCTTGACAAGTCTTGCATCATCTACAGCCAAACGTTCGAGATTTGCGCAATCGTGGCGGTGTATTGTCACTCCCTTGCCACGAGTTACAAACCCGACTAACTGGTCACCCGGCACAGGGTAACAACAATGTGCCGTATGATAGAGGATATTATCCACCCCTTTTATGGTAATCCCTCCCATCTCTTTTGTCTTCTTGAGAGGTCTTTTAAGTATCAGCTCCTCTGCTGTTGTTTCTTCTTTCTTTTCAGGCTGCAGCCTGTTGGCCACCTGCTGTGCAGAGACCTTGCCATATCCGATGGAAACGATCAGGTCTTCCCTGTTCCTCATACTGAAAGACCCGGCAACTTCATCCATCTCATGTGACTTGATGATGGACGGACTAAGCCCTCTCTTTCTGAATGTTGTCTCCAGAATCTTGTTGCCGAGCTCCAGACTCTGCTTTCTCTCCTCAGCCTTTATCCATTGCTTTATCCTGCTTTTGGCCCTCTGGGTTACCACAAACTTCAGCCAGTCCCTGCTCGGACCATGAGCGGGTGATGTAATTATCTCAACCGTATCACCACTCTGTAACTGGTATCTCAAAGGCACTATCCTTCCGTTAATCTTTGCCCCCACACACTTATGACCAACCTCCGTGTGGATGCCATAGGCAAAATCCACCGGGGTCGATCCCGCAGGAAGCTCCTTT belongs to Nitrospirota bacterium and includes:
- the cysK gene encoding cysteine synthase A — protein: MEIHKNILGLIGNTPLVRINRLAGEGDAEVYAKLEGFNPGGSVKDRIALNMIEEAEKEGKLKKGGTIIEPTSGNTGIGLAVVAAVKGYRLILTMSESMTLERRQLLLAFGAELILTEGSKGMMGAVEKAEELYLKNRDRYFMPQQFENPANPDAHRKTTAPEIIRDLGSVPDAFVAGIGTGGTITGVGEVLKEQRTDCHITAVEPAASAVLSGGEPGPHKIDGIGAGFFSGVLNPKIYDEVIPVTDDDAYEMSRQLALKEGLLVGVSSGAAMWAALRVAARLGRGKKIVVILPDRGERYLSTGLFDTAKPA